A genomic segment from Aspergillus puulaauensis MK2 DNA, chromosome 1, nearly complete sequence encodes:
- a CDS encoding Rad21/Rec8 N terminal domain protein (COG:D;~EggNog:ENOG410PKB2;~InterPro:IPR039781,IPR006910;~go_component: GO:0008278 - cohesin complex [Evidence IEA];~go_function: GO:0005515 - protein binding [Evidence IEA];~go_process: GO:0007062 - sister chromatid cohesion [Evidence IEA]), producing MAFGVRYGVSRVYSQQCGYTLLDVQAMHDRMRQMLRSVPAGGLDPTAGKARPDQLVLPYDPSFLPENNLPGLGLDLSKLNRLLDMDPSQQSSVFLPQTPDLSQSALSSSSALRLNLPSDDNVLRDTGGFSFEADIASSVQGGLDFGVLMASSLNEDGGVLLQPDFEFDEDGNIIELGPRQKSERRLQPISDAHETGMNELAFDGQPLLADEDIEMAVTSEPARPTRHAGTFGIGDDPIVQPEDIDNHNEATAAQRQRAPKVLSTDGQTGLRNVDLARMNDEYLHNMVVAAKKKRNNKIPTQAKKNAAYWVFGLGIGCVGAGVGTAQFTHPLRFFSGNELYDTLAPQKSSRKRPLDDESESDARRVRAREEDDAHLGRLELVDDNNFWNQDVELARHASPPLHDGNSSQMPWNITASVQSSRHDGSAANIFRGIGSVSDFSSRGIPESVVSFGREASVGISGISRARNRLTSASPLAGRGFPYDIDSLSIPGYHDDLDKLEGFDLGHYLDNDTMENSNSNPDAAGPSYTSQQELQNSLMESAMDQEGINFLDFLAAKIASVKSAENPPESTSIDPEITFASLLPPQKTSSAVATQGLMHILALATKGFLSVHQSAYEDQSSADHGVRYEYGEIFLRLPEV from the exons ATGGCGTTTGGTGTTAGATATGGTGTTTCAAGGGTGTACAGTCAACAATGTGGATATACCCTGCTCGATGTTCAGGCGATGCACGATAGAATGAGGCAGATGTTGAGATCGGTTCCGGCTGGAGGGTTGGACCCAACTGCCGGAAAGGCaag GCCTGACCAACTCGTCCTGCCGTACGATCCTTCCTTTCTGCCGGAGAATAACCTTCCtgggctgggcctggatctCTCGAAGCTTAACAGACTGCTTGACATGGACCCAAGTCAACAATCTAGCGTTTTCTTGCCTCAAACTCCGGACCTCAGTCAATCTGCCCTTTCAAGTAGTTCGGCTCTGCGCCTAAACCTTCCTTCTGATGACAATGTTCTGAGAGATACCGGTGGGTTTAGCTTCGAAGCAGATATTGCTAGTTCCGTTCAAGGCGGTCTTGACTTTGGAGTGTTGATGGCGTCTTCCCTTAACGAGGATGGGGGCGTGCTCCTTCAGCCTGACTTtgagtttgatgaggatggcaaTATAATCGAACTGGGGCCGAGACAAAAAAGTGAGAGGAGGCTCCAGCCTATCAGTGATGCGCATGAAACCGGAATGAATGAATTAGCATTCGATGGTCAA CCCTTGCTCGCCGATGAAGACATTGAAATGGCAGTAACAAGCGAACCAGCTCGACCAACTCGTCATGCAGGAACCTTTGGCATAGGCGACGACCCTATAGTCCAACCGGAAGATATTGATAATCACAATGAAGCGACAGCTGCACAAAGGCAAAGAGCTCCCAAAGTTCTCTCAACAGATGGACAAACAGGGCTTCGTAATGTGGACTTAGCCCGTATGAATGACGAATACCTGCATAACATGGTAGTGGCTGCAAAGAAAAAGCGAAACAACAAGATACCAACGCAGGCAAAAAAGAATGCAGCGTATTGGGTTTTCGGTCTGGGGATCGGCTGTGTAGGTGCCGGTGTAGGAACAGCTCAATTTACCCACCCATTGCGTTTCTTCTCCGGCAATGAATTATATGATACCCTTGCTCCGCAGAAATCAAGTCGCAAGCGCCCTTTGGATGATGAATCTGAGTCTGATGCACGACGTGTACGCGCAAgagaagaagacgacgcaCACCTGGGCAGGTTGGAACTCGTTGACGACAATAATTTCTGGAATCAG GATGTTGAGCTTGCCCGTCATGCATCACCACCCCTTCACGATGGAAACTCTTCGCAAATGCCCTGGAACATAACGGCCTCCGTGCAAAGCTCCCGCCATGACGGCTCCGCAGCCAATATATTCCGGGGCATCGGAAGCGTGAGTGACTTTTCATCCCGTGGTATTCCCGAATCGGTTGTCTCTTTCGGCAGAGAAGCCAGCGTCGGTATCTCTGGGATTTCACGGGCACGTAACCGTTTAACCAGCGCAAGCCCTCTCGCTGGACGCGGATTCCCTTACGACATAGACTCGCTGTCGATTCCTGGTTATCACGACGACCTCGACAAGCTAGAAGGCTTTGACCTAGGTCATTATCTTGATAATGACACTATGGAAAACAGTAATTCCAACCCAGATGCTGCTGGTCCGTCGTATACAAGCCAGCAAGAACTTCAGAACAGTCTCATGGAATCAGCCATGGACCAGGAGGGTATAAACTTCCTGGATTTTCTGGCTGCTAAGATAGCATCGGTCAAGTCGGCGGAAAATCCTCCCGAGAGTACATCCATTGATCCTGAGATTACATTCGCGAGTTTGTTGCCTCCACAGAAAACTTCTTCCGCAGTCGCTACACAAGGTCTGATGCATATCCTTGCACTTGCGACTAAAGGTTTTCTCTCGGTGCACCAAAGCGCATATGAAGATCAGAGCAGCGCAGATCATGGTGTCCGGTATGAGTATGGAGAGATTTTCCTACGTCTACCTGAGGTCTAG
- a CDS encoding uncharacterized protein (COG:S;~EggNog:ENOG410PQSE;~InterPro:IPR020915;~PFAM:PF11578) produces MGRTVDQEVHAAFVEFRAKEDDKCLSVQCIYCQQIRAKNTSRQKQHLLECPGLRGAQAQAQTQPAQPTPNGIGAANGYPPNPNAPAPAAPGPAPSHPGLSTPGGAMMSNGVNPHATPMQTPLQNLSGRPSLPASGPVAGPSAPAPQQAARTTPKAKPKTSTSSLPAPPLDDVHAAFVEFRAKEEDKCLSVQCIYCQQVRAKNTSRQRQHLLECPTYLSVMKDSIPANNLLHTFPEGEVARSLQIPAPSLELDFRLSLKVNPKVGVGPGIWGTRDWVTFVGGQWAGRWGKGVVVPGGQDSQVMTKDSTSLRANFLLQTADDPPAFIVVKTTGWLTGARDVLDKLGDSAMADGINPNSYKYRVNLTMETGDDRYTFLNTLMWIASGCRRGQEIIFDSFRVN; encoded by the exons ATGGGTCGGACCGTCGACCAGGAAGTTCACGCGGCGTTTGTCGAGTTCCGCGCTAAGGAGGACGATAAG TGTCTCTCCGTTCAGTGCATCTACTGCCAACAGATCCGCGCAAAAAACACATCGCGCCAGAAGCAGCACTTGCTTGAGTGCCCTGGTCTTCGTGGCGCCCAGGCTCAGGCTCAAACACAGCCCGCTCAGCCAACGCCAAATGGTATCGGCGCTGCGAATGGATACCCCCCCAATCCTaatgctccagctccagctgcacCGGGCCCTGCACCGAGCCATCCCGGTCTCTCAACACCTGGCGGCGCCATGATGTCGAATGGTGTCAATCCTCATGCGACTCCCATGCAGACGCCCCTTCAGAACCTATCTGGACGCCCCTCGTTGCCAGCTTCCGGCCCCGTCGCTGGCCCCTCTGCTCCCGCGCCGCAGCAGGCCGCTCGCACGACCCCGAAAGCGAAGCCAAAGACGTCGACTTCAAGTCTCCCTGCCCCTCCCCTCGACGATGTCCATGCTGCGTTCGTTGAGTTCCGCgcaaaggaggaagataag TGTCTCTCCGTGCAGTGCATTTACTGCCAACAGGTACGCGCAAAGAATACCAGTCGACAGCGCCAGCATCTCCTGGAATGCCCTACCTACCTTAGTGTTATGAAAGACTCGATCCCCGcgaacaacctcctccacacATTTCCCGAAGGCGAAGTCGCGCGGTCACTCCAGATACCTGCTCCTAGCCTCGAGCTGGATTTCCGCTTGAGCCTCAAGGTGAATCCGAAGGTTGGCGTTGGCCCTGGTATCTGGGGTACAAGAGACTGGGTCACGTTCGTTGGTGGCCAGTGGGCTGGAAGATGGGGTAAAGGAGTAGTTGTG CCCGGTGGACAAGACTCCCAAGTTATGACCAAGGATTCCACAAGCCTCCGAGCAAACTTCCTGCTACAGACAGCAGACGATCCCCCGGCGTTCATCGTCGTTAAAACCACTGGATGGTTGACAGGCGCGAGGGATGTGTTGGACAAGCTTGGCGATTCTGCAATGGCGGATGGGATAAACCCTAATTCATACAAGTATCGTGTGAACCTCACAATGGAGACTGGCGATGACCGCTATACTTTCCTGAATACATTGATGTGGATTGCCAGCGGCTGCCGCAGGGGCCAAGAAA TCATCTTTGATTCCTTCCGCGTCAACTAA
- a CDS encoding MFS transporter (COG:G;~EggNog:ENOG410PFE6;~InterPro:IPR020846,IPR011701,IPR036259;~PFAM:PF07690,PF00083;~TransMembrane:12 (i159-180o200-219i226-247o253-275i287-308o314-336i392-411o431-453i474-494o506-526i533-555o567-588i);~go_function: GO:0022857 - transmembrane transporter activity [Evidence IEA];~go_process: GO:0055085 - transmembrane transport [Evidence IEA]), translating to MSDHREHSEIESTRYESSRSSTDSDSVDSRPRVRQGSTSTSQRERSNSRPRSSEITRIYSGVYLDDHSVYHGDDDNGASADRDMPRGNNEKALDVALEVRNGIVNERDLDLEANRQSPAAEIEKTRTARSEQPSDPKLVTWDGPDDPRNPKNWTIKKKWAIVVTVSLFTFISPVSSSMVAPALTTMSKDLNITDAVESQLTLSIFVLAYAVGPLFLGPLSEIYGRVIVLQLSNLFYLVFNIACGVAQTKAQMIVCRLFSGLGGSAPMAVGGAVLSDCFRPEERGKGVAIYSLAPLLGPAVGPIAGGFIAEYTTWRWVFYATSITDGVIQIAGLFFLKETYAPVLLGRRAKKIRAETGDSSYQTEVERQNKTLSQTLSSALVRPFRLLTTQPIVQALAVYLAYMYGIIYLVLSTFPTLWTGEQYYNESIGIGGLNYISLGVGFWLGSQICAPLNDRVYRRLKTRNGGVGKPEFRVPLLGIPAFLTPASLFIYGWTGEKHTHWIAPNIGAAMFGMGTIVTFQCAQTYLIDSYTRFAASALAATSFLRSICGFAFPLFAPYMYDALQFGWGNSLLGFISLGLGILAPIFLWKFGGALRKRSPYAAG from the exons ATGTCAGACCACCGTGAGCATTCTGAGATCGAAAGCACGAGATATGAGTCTTCTCGCTCGAGTACGGATTCAGATTCCGTAGATTCAAGGCCTCGGGTTAGGCAGGGATCAACATCGACTTCCCAGCGGGAGAGATCAAATTCCCGGCCAAGATCTTCTGAAATCACTCGCATATATTCTGGTGTCTATCTTGACGACCACTCCGTTTatcatggcgatgatgacaatGGAGCTTCTGCAGATCGTGACATGCCGCGCGGAAACAATGAGAAGGCTTTGGACGTGGCACTCGAAGTTAGGAACGGGATCGTCAACGAAAGGGATCTTGACCTGGAGGCAAACAGGCAGAGTCCAGCGGCTGAAATAGAGAAGACTAGGACAGCTCGCTCGGAACAACCATCTGATCCCAAGCTT GTTACGTGGGATGGGCCAGATGACCCTAGAAACCCTAAAAATTGGACTATAAAGAAGAAATGGGCGATTGTAGTGACAGTGTCGTTATTCACATTCATTTCTCCGGTCTCCTCTTCTATGGTGGCACCAGCGTTGACTACTATGTCCAAAGATCTGAACATCACAGATGCTGTCGAATCTCAGCTTACCCTTTCAATCTTCGTTCTGGCTTACGCCGTCGGCCCGCTTTTCCTTGGTCCTCTTTCCGAAATCTATGGCAGGGTGATCGTTCTGCAATTGTCCAATCTGTTTTACCTAGTTTTCAACATTGCCTGCGGTGTGGCACAAACTAAGGCGCAGATGATCGTTTGTCGGCTCTTTTCTGGACTAGGCGGCAGTGCTCCAATGGCG GTTGGTGGTGCGGTTTTATCAGACTGCTTCAGACCTGAAGAACGAGGCAAAGGTGTTGCTATCTACAGTCTGGCCCCTCTTCTTGGCCCGGCAGTCGGCCCCATCGCTGGCGGGTTTATCGCAGAGTACACAACGTGGCGCTGGGTATTCTATGCGACTTCTATTACTGATGGGGTCATCCAAATAGCCGGTCTCTTCTTTCTGAAAGAGACCTACGCACCTGTTCTCCTTGGCAGACGCGCAAAGAAAATCCGTGCTGAAACGGGCGACTCGTCCTATCAAACGGAAGTAGAGCGCCAAAACAAGACACTCAGCCAAACACTCAGCTCGGCTCTCGTCCGTCCTTTCCGCCTTTTGACCACGCAGCCAATTGTGCAAGCCCTTGCTGTTTACCTCGCTTACATGTACGGAATCATTTACCTCGTCCTTTCGACATTTCCGACTCTCTGGACAGGCGAACAATACTACAACGAATCCATCGGCATTGGCGGATTGAACTATATCTCACTAGGAGTAGGGTTCTGGCTTGGTTCTCAGATTTGCGCCCCGCTCAACGATCGAGTCTACCGCCGTTTGAAGACACGGAACGGTGGTGTCGGGAAACCTGAATTCCGAGTCCCCCTTCTCGGCATCCCAGCTTTCCTCACCCCGGCCAGCCTGTTTATATATGGCTGGACAGGCGAGAAACATACACACTGGATAGCGCCGAACATCGGTGCTGCGATGTTCGGTATGGGAACCATTGTCACCTTCCAATGCGCACAGACCTACCTGATTGACTCGTATACACGGTTCGCAGCAAGTGCTCTGGCAGCGACATCGTTCTTGCGATCAATATGTGGGTTCGCGTTCCCGCTCTTTGCGCCTTATATGTATGACGCACTGCAATTTGGGTGGGGAAATAGTCTTCTTGGTTTCATTTCGCTGGGGCTGGGTATTCTGGCGCCGATATTTCTGTGGAAATTTGGTGGTgcgctgaggaagaggagcccGTATGCGGCAGGTTAG
- a CDS encoding alpha/beta hydrolase (COG:Q;~EggNog:ENOG410PKWU;~InterPro:IPR000073,IPR029058,IPR013595;~MEROPS:MER0000440;~PFAM:PF08386,PF00561;~SECRETED:SignalP(1-18)), translating to MLPLFVLSLVSLSTAASSIRWKNCTLENFPQLLNIGLPAEYAPLVGPAPGLDCAELQVPLDWSRPHGETITLGMSRYRAPGSGKRNGSIIYNPGGPGGVGSISSMGQAIGIPFYTNGTIKNYDVIGLDLRGIGMSTPVKCDPTLYNKRASLFPSTEAEFKALVDSNRAFGESCRNKTGALFYNLDTASVARDLEAVRIALREDKLNLIGLSYGTQIGAQYAELYPEHVGRLVLDGNVDHSQTETTALQTESSAYEDALNHFFVWCNTTATTDECPLKGQNLPQIFDDLVTLADASPISAPGCRGNQSTCRPFVTGEDIRLNVQGNGYLNFVEPISTRETSSWPNLAQVLNETIAGNATGLASTIATSETDPSYPSLAVGCLDWPHSSTTLSQLKYKSQLGHYLAPHTKGATQSYLYEAGCIGWPAPVTNPPHTLNQTAMAKAPPILMVNAYHDPETSYVWAHGLLAQIPSAVLLTRDGSGHTSYSLGGAASRAIDAFLTNGTLPAPNTVVKS from the coding sequence ATGCTTCCACTGTTTGTGTTGTCGCTTGTTTCGCTCTCCACTGCAGCCTCTTCCATCCGGTGGAAGAACTGTACCCTGGAGAATTTCCCACAATTGTTGAACATTGGGCTGCCTGCTGAGTACGCCCCCTTGGTAGGACCCGCGCCCGGCCTCGACTGTGCTGAACTCCAGGTGCCCCTGGACTGGAGCCGTCCTCATGGAGAGACCATCACCCTGGGCATGTCAAGATACAGAGCTCCCGGCTCCGGAAAGCGAAATGGCAGTATCATATACAACCCGGGTGGGCCAGGAGGTGTTGGCTCGATATCTTCGATGGGACAAGCTATCGGCATTCCTTTCTATACAAACGGAACGATCAAGAACTACGACGTGATTGGACTCGACCTGCGTGGGATTGGCATGAGCACACCGGTCAAGTGTGACCCAACACTGTACAACAAACGCGCTTCGCTGTTTCCCTCGACCGAGGCAGAATTCAAAGCACTGGTGGACTCAAACCGAGCATTCGGCGAGAGCTGCCGCAACAAGACCGGCGCTTTATTCTACAACCTCGACACCGCCAGCGTTGCAAGGGATCTCGAGGCCGTTCGCATTGCGCTCAGGGAAGACAAGTTGAATTTGATCGGACTCTCTTACGGCACTCAGATCGGAGCCCAGTATGCCGAGTTGTACCCCGAACACGTTGGGAGACTGGTCCTCGATGGGAACGTCGACCACTCGCAGACCGAAACAACCGCCCTGCAAACCGAATCCTCCGCCTATGAGGATGCCCTCAATCACTTCTTTGTCTGGTGCAATACCACCGCAACTACAGATGAATGCCCGCTCAAGGGCCAAAACCTCCCCCAGATCTTCGACGACCTCGTCACCCTCGCTGATGCATCCCCTATTTCCGCACCCGGGTGCAGAGGAAACCAGAGCACCTGCCGCCCGTTCGTGACAGGTGAAGACATCCGCCTGAACGTCCAAGGAAACGGATACCTGAACTTCGTAGAACCTATCTCCACCAGGGAAACCTCGAGCTGGCCAAACCTAGCGCAGGTTCTCAACGAAACCATCGCCGGCAACGCCACGGGTCTCGCCTCCACGATAGCCACCAGCGAGACTGACCCCTCATACCCCTCTCTCGCAGTCGGGTGCCTCGACTGGCCACACAGCTCCACAACTCTGTCGCAGCTCAAATACAAATCCCAGCTCGGCCACTACCTGGCACCGCACACAAAGGGCGCTACCCAGTCCTACCTCTACGAAGCCGGCTGCATTGGCTGGCCTGCACCCGTGACGAACCCGCCTCACACACTCAACCAGACTGCCATGGCGAAGGCGCCGCCGATTCTGATGGTTAACGCCTACCATGACCCCGAGACTAGCTATGTCTGGGCACATGGCCTGCTAGCACAGATTCCGTCGGCGGTTCTGCTGACGAGAGATGGGAGTGGCCATACATCTTATTCTCTGGGTGGTGCGGCGTCCAGGGCGATTGATGCTTTCCTTACTAATGGGACGCTCCCGGCGCCGAATACCGTTGTGAAATCGTGA
- a CDS encoding sugar porter family MFS transporter (COG:A;~EggNog:ENOG410PFSV;~InterPro:IPR005829,IPR005828,IPR003663,IPR036259, IPR020846;~PFAM:PF00083,PF07690;~TransMembrane:12 (i36-52o94-114i121-139o145-167i179-201o213-232i322-339o345-364i376-396o408-430i442-465o477-495i);~go_component: GO:0016020 - membrane [Evidence IEA];~go_component: GO:0016021 - integral component of membrane [Evidence IEA];~go_function: GO:0022857 - transmembrane transporter activity [Evidence IEA];~go_process: GO:0055085 - transmembrane transport [Evidence IEA]) → MTDTVSAVGQVDAQPTAAADGVVDGQRVEAPVTWKTYLMCAFAAFGGIFFGYDSGYINGVMAMDYFIHEFTGKNKADYVDDPDSFVISASNKSLITSILSAGTFFGALIAGDLADWFGRRTTIISGCGIFMVGVALQTASTTVALLVVGRLIAGFGVGFVSAILILYMSEISPRKVRGAIVSGYQFCVTIGLMLASCVDYGTENRTDSGSYRIPIALQLLWAIILAVGLFFLPESPRYYVRKGDVANAAKVLARVRGQPQESTYVKEELAEIVANNEYEMQMIPQGGYFATWFNCFRGSIWSPNSNLRRTILGTSLQMMQQWTGVNFVFYFGTTFFTTLKTIKDPFLISMITTIVNVLSTPISFYTMEKIGRRPLLLWGALGMVICQFIVAIAGVVDGQNPQTVSAQISFICIYIFFFASTWGPGAWVVIGEIYPLPIRSRGVALSTASNWLWNCIIAIITPYMVDPDKGYLQSKVFFIWGSLCACAFVYAYFLIPETKGLTLEQVDKMMEETTPRTSAKWKPHSTFAADMGLTEKDVTMTVEDVAHKA, encoded by the exons ATGACGGACACAGTTTCTGCAGTTGGGCAGGTTGATGCCCAGCCTACAGCCGCGGCGGACGGGGTTGTTGACGGTCAACGTGTTGAAGCCCCCGTTACTTGGAAGACGTACCTGATGTGCGCCTTCGCTGCCTTTGGTGGTATTTTCTTCGGATATGATTCTGGTTATATCAACGGTGTTATGGCGATGGACTACTTTATCCACGAGTTCACAGGAAAG AACAAGGCCGACTACGTGGATGATCCGGATAGTTTTGTCATCTCGGCTTCCAATAAATCCCTTATCACCTCGATTCTGTCTGCCGGAACTTTCTTTGGTGCTCTCATCGCCGGTGATCTTGCCGATTGGTTCGGTCGTCGCACGACTATCATTAGCGGTTGTGGAATTTTCATGGTTGGTGTGGCTCTACAGACTGCCTCTACCACTGTTgccttgttggtggttggcCGTTTGATTGCTGGGTTCGGTGTCGGCTTTGTCTCTGCCATTCTCATTCTTTACATGTCGGAGATCTCTCCCCGCAAGGTCCGTGGTGCTATCGTTTCCGGATATCAGTTCTGCGTCACCATTGGTTTGATGCTGGCTTCCTGTGTGGATTATGGCACCGAGAACCGCACTGATTCCGGCTCATACCGTATTCCTATTGCGCTGCAACTGCTTTGGGCCATTATCCTAGCAGTAGGattgttttttcttcccgAATCGCCTCGTTACTATGTGCGAAAGGGGGATGTGGCCAACGCAGCTAAGGTGCTTGCCCGTGTCCGTGGCCAGCCTCAAGAATCCACCTACGTCAAGGAAGAATTGGCAGAAATCGTGGCCAACAACGAATATGAAATGCAGATGATCCCCCAGGGTGGTTACTTTGCTACTTGGTTCAACTGTTTCCGCGGCAGCATCTGGTCTCCTAACAGCAATCTCCGCCGGACCATTCTGGGTACCTCACTCCAGATGATGCAACA GTGGACTGGTGTCAATTTTGTCTTTTACTTCGGTACCACCTTCTTCACGACC CTCAAAACCATCAAAGACCCCTTCCTAATCAGCATGATCACCACCATTGTCAACGTTCTTTCTACCCCTATCTCATTCTACACAATGGAGAAGATTGGTCGTCGACCCTTGCTACTCTGGGGTGCGCTGGGCATGGTTATCTGCCAATTTATTGTGGCCATCGCTGGTGTCGTTGACGGCCAAAACCCCCAAACCGTCAGCGCTCAGATCTCCTTCATCTGCATCTACATCT tcttcttcgcctctaCTTGGGGCCCTGGTGCTTGGGTTGTTATTGGCGAAATCTACCCACTGCCCATCCGTTCTCGCGGTGTTGCTCTGTCGACCGCCTCTAACTGGCTCTGGAACtgcatcatcgccatcatcactCCATACATGGTCGACCCTGATAAAGGTTACCTTCAGTCCAAGGTGTTCTTTATCTGGGGCTCTCTATGCGCCTGCGCCTTTGTCTACGCCTACTTCCTGATTCCCGAGACCAAGGGTCTCACACTCGAGCAGGTTGACaagatgatggaggagaCTACGCCGAGAACCTCCGCTAAGTGGAAGCCTCACAGCACCTTTGCCGCCGATATGGGTCTCACCGAAAAGGATGTGACTATGAccgttgaagatgttgccCATAAGGCTTAA
- a CDS encoding 3CxxC-type zinc finger protein (COG:S;~EggNog:ENOG410PQ0F;~InterPro:IPR027377;~PFAM:PF13695), whose translation MARKAAYNSCSAQPRFHKSVVALVKQYTNLTFIFRHNDTDLKATDIWNTNVMGQFTCPNENCRKSGWSSKKIAIRIRMYPGRRYNARVYHQRCKKCERLGELELDDSYAERVAYWLLKWNGVELEKPSHAGQSKGPHNKKLCEGCKAGHCEE comes from the coding sequence aTGGCTCGCAAAGCCGCCTACAACAGCTGCTCTGCACAGCCACGCTTTCACAAGTCAGTGGTCGCCCTGGTTAAACAATACACAAACCTCACTTTTATCTTCCGCCACAACGACACAGACCTCAAAGCAACCGACATTTGGAACACGAACGTGATGGGTCAATTCACCTGCCCCAATGAAAATTGTCGCAAGAGTGGCTGGTCGAGCAAGAAGATAGCGATCCGAATCCGCATGTACCCGGGCCGCCGATACAACGCGAGAGTCTATCATCAGCGCTGCAAGAAGTGTGAGCGGCTTGGTGAGCTAGAACTGGATGATTCATATGCGGAGCGTGTTGCTTATTGGCTCTTGAAGTGGAATGGGGTGGAACTGGAGAAACCTAGCCATGCTGGACAGAGCAAAGGTCCGCACAACAAGAAATTATGTGAAGGTTGCAAGGCCGGCCATTGTGAGGAGTGA